The window TCCACCCGAGAGCTGTTCGGGCGAGGACTCGCCCTGATCGCCGAGCCCGACGAGCTCGAGCAACTCCGCGACCCGCCGGTCGCGCTCGGCTTTCGGGAGGTCGCTGATCCCGAAGGAGACGTTCTCGGCCGCCGTCATGTGCGGGAACAGCGCGAAGTCCTGAAAGACGACCCCGACGTCTCGCTGTTCGGGTGGGACGAACGTCGAGTCGTCGGCGACGGCCACTGGCTCGCCGTCGATCCGAATCGACCCGCTCGAGGGGCGCTCGAGGCCGGCGAGTAGCCGGAGCGTCGTGGTCTTTCCACAGCCAGACGGGCCGAGCAGCGTCAGAAGTTCGCCTTCGTCGACCGACAGCGAGAGCGTTTCGACGGCGCACTCGTCCCCGAAGAACTTCGAGACGCCGTCGACCTCGAGGATAGGGGTGGTCTCTGACAGTTCGGTCTCGGTGCGGGTCGGTTCGGTCAGCGTGCGTTCGTGTTCGACGGACATGAGAGCGAGAGTGATCGACCGACGTGAGTCGCGAGGAGCGCCCGTTCGGCGTCGATTAGTGAAGCGGGCGTGCCTACAGGCGCGTCGGTGCTAGTTCTGTCCCCACATTTACGCCCCTAGGATTTAGGCCTTCCTAAAATTCCCAGTTTCGCGCGTACGCGACCCCTCCTCGATGTCTCGACTCGAAATCTCGAGGTTTGTTTCGGGCGAGTGCATTGCCGGGGCGCCGATGCCCTGAATCCGCCGACGGATTCCCCCTCTCTTTAGGCTCGCCTAACAATCGACACGCTCAAGCGGCATAGGCTCCCCTCAAACAAATAGTTCGTCATAACTGACGTGAAACCCGTAACGTCAGGGGTTCCTACCACGTCACAATCTAGTTTTGTCCTGTTTTTGGCCGACCAAAATCGATGGCTATAAGTGTTTTAGGCTGGCCTAAATTAGGTAGATGGCGAACGACACACGACGACGTTTCCTCGTAACGACCGGCGTCGCGGCGAGCGGTTTCGCCGGGCTGGCCGGTTGTCTCGGTGGAAGCGACGATGGCAACGGCAACCCCAGTTCGATCGCTGACGCCGAACCCCTCGGTTCACCCGTCGACTCCTCTGCGGTGAGCTGGGACGATCTGGGCGACCTCGAGGGCGAGGTCACCATTTACTCCGGGCGGACGCGAGAGCAGATCGACCCCGTGTTCGTCGAACTCGACGAGCGCTACGAGAACCTCGACCTCAACCTCTTCCACGACGACAACGACGTCTACGTCAACCAGATCCTACAGGAGGGCGACGCCACGCCAGCGGATCTGATGTACTCACAGGATCCCGGCGCACTGGGCGAACTCGAGCGCAACGACGCGCTGCAAGCGCTCCCCCAGGACGTTGTCGACGCCGTTCCGGAGAGCTACCGCGACCCAGACGGCTACTGGACGGGCGTCACCGGCCGAGTTCGGTCGATCATCTACCACACAGAGCGCTGGGCGGATCTCGGCTACGACGCCGACGACTTACCGACGAACATCTTCGAGTACGCGACCGACGAACGCTTCCAGGACATCATCTCGACCCGGCCGAACTCCGGGACGTTCCGTGGCTTCATCCAGGCGATGGTCGAACTCGAGGGTGAGGAGGCAACCCGGGAGTGGGTTCGCGGGATGGTCACCGATCAGAACGTCCAGCTGTTTTCGGGTGGCTCCAACCAGGCGGCGGCGATCGATCTCGGTGGCGATGGCGATCCGATCGTCGGCCTCGGCAACAGCTACTACGCGGCGCGCATTCTCGACGAAGATCCCGACGCGCCGATCGATGTCGCGTTCACCGAGAACGATCCCGGCTGCCTGTTCAGCGTCGCGGGCGTCGGCGTGATGAACGAGGTCGACGACCCAGAACTCGTCGCCGAGTTCGTCCGACACCTGCTGGCCGCGGAGGGACAGGAGTTCATGATGGACGCCAACGGCGAGTATCCCGTCGTCGAGGGCATCGATTACGTCGGCGACCTGCCAAATCTCGAGGACATCAACCCGCCGTCGTTCGACCTCAGCAGCTTCGACATGGATCTGCGCGAGGCACAGGATCTCCTCAACGAGGAGGGAATGACCGTCTAATATCGACCGTTCACCACATTGTCGAAGTGCCACTCCTTATAGGGAACCGACGCCTTCCCCCGAGGACGGTTCGTTCCATTTCGAGCCGGGACACCGAAGACGCGACTTGATCGACCGCGCACGTACCGAGGGGACTCGAGGTGCGTATCAGTGGGTTCAAGCGAGTCGAACCCCAATCTCCGTCTCAACGACTCTCGCTCCAATGAGGCCTCTCACGCGCTATCTCGATTCGGCCGGCCGCCGACTGCCGGAGAGCTCGCGATTCGACCAGTCGGCGGTGGTGCTGGCGCTGCTGAGTGGACTCATCGCGTTTCTGGTCGTCTCGCCGATGTTCTGGCTGCTCTGGCAGGCCGGCACGGTCGACCCCGTGCGTGCGTACGGGCTCCTGGTCTCTTCACAAACGGCATCGGTGACGCTCAACAGCCTGGTGTTGATGGGAATCGTCACCGCGTGTTCGATCCTGCTCGGGGTTCCGCTCGCGGTGTTGACGACCCGGACCGATCTGCCGTACCCGCGCTTTTGGACCGTCGTCGCCGCCCTGCCGCTCGTCATCCCGAGCTACATCGGTGCCATCGCGTTCGTCGCGATGTTCGGTTCTGGCGGCGAGATCGACAGTCTGCTGGGGGTGACGATTCCACGGATCGACGGCCTTCGCGGTGCGGCGTTCGTCATCACCCTCTACACCTATCCCTACGTCTTTTTAACGACCCGGGCGGCCCTGCTGTCGATGGACTCCTCGCTCGTCGACGCCGCGCGAACGCTCAACCACGGCCGCCTCGGTGCGTTCCGTCGAGTTACCCTCCCCCAGATCCGTCCGGGAATCGCCGCTGGTGCGCTGTTGGCCGCCATGTACGCCGTCTCCGACTTCGGCACGCCGGCGTTCATGCAGGTGAGCGTCTTCACCAGCACGATCTACTGGGAGTTCCGCGGCTTCGCCGTCGAGTACGCCGCCTTGCTCGCCTTGCAGTTGATCGCCATCGTCGCGGTCATCCTCGTCATCGAAGCCGGCATCGGTCGCGACGAGGATGCGAGCGGCGGAACCGGACGGGGAACCACGATTCGACTGGGCTTCTGGAAGTGGCCCGCGATGGGATCGATCGCCGCGCTGGGCGTCCTCACCCTCGTCGTCCCCGTCGCCATCTTCACACGGTGGCTGCTCGTGAGCCAGGGCGACCCGATTCCCTCCCTGGAGTTCCAGTGGGAGTTCGCGTACAACTCGGTCTACCTCGCGCTGCTGGCAGCGCTGGCGGCCGTTTCGTTCGCACTCCCGGTTGCGTACTACTCCGGGCGGTACAACTCCCTGCTCTCGCGGGTGTTCGAACGGGCGACCTACCTCGGATTCGCCGTGCCTGGTGTCGTCATCGGCCTCGCGCTGGTGTTTCTCGGCACCCGGACGCTCCCCTCGCTGTACCGACAGGGCGTGTGGCTGCTCGTGTTCGCCTACGTCGTCCGATTTCTCCCCCAGGCCGTGGGCACCGTTCGCTCCTCTGTGCTCCAGATCGACGCCAGGACGGTCGAGGCAGCGAGCACGCTCAACGCCGGCCGCCTCGAGACGTTTCGCCGGGTCACCCTGCCACTGATCGCCCCCGGCGTCGTGGTCGGGGCCGCGCTCGTCTTCCTCACGACGATGAAAGAGCTGCCGATGACGCTGATGTTACAACCGGCCGGAATGGACACCCTGGTGATCATCATCTGGGGTGCCCAGAACGCGCTTGCCTACCGGTTCGCGGCCATCCCTGCGCTGTTGTTGATTCTGATCTCCGGGCTCTCGATGTTATTGCTTCTCCGGCAGGAAGGATACGACGTGAGCTAACCGGTCGACGCCCAGAACGTCGATAGAGTGTTAGAGACGAATCCCAGGCGATCCGACGCTCACGACCGGTCGCTGGCTGCCGGCGAACGAAACTTCCTTTCCCGGCCCGCTCGAGAGTGGGCGTATGAGCGTTCGCGAGGAGTTCGACGCGTGGGCGGCCGACGGCCGCGACAAAGGGATGGAGACGCGCCACTGGCACACCGCCAGGCACGCACTGGCACGGATGCCGGTCGAAGCGGGCGAGACGGTGCTCGACCTGGGCTGTGGGAGCGGCTACGCCGGACGCGCCCTCCGGGTGACGAAGGGTGCCGGGCGGGTCTACGGCCTCGACGGTGCGCCAGAGATGGCACACAACGCCGCGGGCTACACCGACGATCCGCAGATCGGGTACGTCATCGGCGATTTCGGTGCCCTCCCGTTCGACACGGACAGCATCGACCACGTCTGGACGATGGAGGCGTTCTACTACGCCGCCGATCCACACCGGACGCTCGAGGAGATCGCCCGCGTGCTCCGACCCGGCGGGACGTTCTACTGTGCGGTCAACTACTACGAGGAGAACGTCCACTCCCACGACTGGCAGGAGCACATCGCCGTCGAGATGACCCGATGGAACCGCGAGGAGTATCGAGAGACGTTCCGCGACGCCGGGCTCGTCGTCGCCGCCCAGGACAACATTCCGGATCGAGAAACGGAGATCCCCGACGTCGACGCGTTTCCGACCGAGGACTGGGAGACTCGAGCGGCGATGCTCGAGCGCTACCGCGAGTACGGGACGTTGCTGACCGTCGGCGTCGCGCCCTGAACGCTGCCGTTTTTCTCTCAGCCCCCTCTCATTCCGGTGCCTTCTCCCCCGCCGGAATCGCCACCTCGAGCCAGTTCTCCTCGGGCGGAAGCGGGCAGTCGAACGTCTCGCTGAAGGCACAGAACGGCGAGTACGCCAGGTTGAAGTCGACGAGCAGGTCGTCGCCGTCCTCGAGGCCGCCGTCGACTGCGAGTTCCATGTACCTGCCCCCGCGGTAACTCTGCTGGCCGGTCGTCTTGTCCCGGAACGGGACGAACAGCGTCTCGAGCCCGCCGTCCTGGCTGTAGGCCGCGAGTTCGTACCGGCCGTCCTCGAGATCCGGATCCGCTCGAGTGAGGTCGAACGCGAGCGTGGCCACGCGGAGATATCGCATCTCGCGACCGGCGCTCGTCTCCATCGCCACGGGATCGGCCTCGGGGTCGTCGACGAGCGAGACGGTTGCGTCGACGCGGTAGTCCGGATCCGGCGGGAAGTACTCGAGCCCCTCGAAGTTCGAGCGCTCCTCCGGCGGAATCGGCGACTGGGGGTGGTCGGCGAAAAATTGGTCTTTCTCCGCGCGCTTTGCCTCGAGCGTCTCCCGATACGCCTCGGGATCGGTATCGGACGTGAGGTCTGCTGGGTCGGTCATAGCCGCCGGTTCGCCGTCCGGACGGGTATGCCTGTCCCTCTCCGGTCAATCGACTCGATCCACGGCCTCTGCTGACTCCCGCTCTTTCGCTGCCTCGTACGCGATGTGGAACTCGTAGCCGAACCAGCCAACGACCGTCAGCCCGGTGATCGCCCAGATGGTCAGGCGTTCGAGGCCGCTCGCTCCGCCGACGAAAAACAGCGCGAAGACGACGGTCAGGAAAACGACAATGCGGAGGCGCGTCACCGTGGATCGCTCCGAACCGGTGGCGGCCAGATACAGCTGTGGCGCGGCGACGCCGAGTCCGACGACCAGCAGAAAGCCGAACAGCGGGCTCGACCAGTGTGGCAACCCGAAGGCTGCCGTCACGACCTCGAGCCCCACCACGATGACGGCGATGAGCGCCATCGACACCAACAAGACGCGACTCTCTCGAGAGACCATACCCTCGATTCGAGCGCCAGGGGTTCAGCCGTTTTGGTTCGTCGCTCGAGTGGCGTCGTTATCACTGTTCGATATCGCTCCTGCTCGTCTTCGTCATCGCCCCTGCTCGTCTTCGTCTTCGTCGTCGACAACCCGATCACTCCAGCGGGTGTGCAATCGTCGTCAGCAGGGCGTTCTCCGCCTGTCTCGAGTCCAGTCGCGTGTGCTGACAGACGACCGGAATATCCGATTCGATCACGCTCGCGAACGGCTCACCTCTGGGAATCGGTTCCGGTTCCTCGAACTCGTTGAATCGGAAATGCCTGGTTCGCTCTGCGGGAACGGTCTTCTCGTACGGGCCGACGGGCTCTCGATCGGTGAAGTACACCGTAATCTCGATGGCCGCGTCCTCGTCGGTCGTGTTCAGGACGCAGATGGTCTCGTGGCTCTCCATCTCGGGTTCGGGGCCGGTGCTTCCATCTGGAACGTACCCTTCGGGAATCGCCCAGGTGTGTGTACCCGTCATCGTGTCCGTGCCGTCCATAACCACGGGGATAACCCCGTGGCTTGTACCCTCAGGCGTCTACGACACTCGAGCGGTACTCGAGTAACAGCCGATCGACAGGAGAATAGCACGCGAGCGGTACTCGAGCGAATACGTCGTTTGCCACGAAAATTCCCCCGAAAACAGCCGTTGGCGGTGATTCAGATCGCCGTCGAGGTGACTCGCTCTCAGGAATCGTCGTTCCCTTCGCGCCAGGAGTCGGGAACGTCGATGACGTACCGGCCGTCCTCCTGGAGGGAGACGATGTACTCCTCGCGGTCGTACAGTTCCATCAGGTTCAGTTCGTACTGGCCCGGGCGAACGATCTTGATGCTCTCGAACTGATCGTTCAACTCCTCGCGCAGCTGGTCGAGGGAGGGACGTTCCGCCGTATCCGTTGGCTCGCTGACGACACGACCACTGTCAGGGCTCGGCGCGTCGTCGTCCGGTTCGTCCGGGCTCCGTGACCGCGGGAGTTCGTCGCTCGAAACGATTTCGCTACGGGCGCTCGCCTGCGCAGAGTCCTCGCTCGATGGCGGGGCCGGCTGTGACTCGACGGTGGCGTCACCGTCGGCCGTCGACGAATCGCGTTCCGTCCGCTGTGGATCGGTGTCTGGTGCACTCGCTCGATCCGCTGGCCGCCTGGCGGTTTCCGGCCACTCGCGGAAACTGGATTCGGTCGATTCGGATCCGGTCTCGCGCGCTGGCGACTGCTCGGACGGCGTCGTGATGCCCGACGGCTCGTCCTGTTCGCTCGAGGCGGCAGTGCGGTTCTCGGTCGTGATTCCGTTCCCGCCGGTCTCGTCGGGATCGCGCGGTGGCGTACTCGAGGGGGTGAACTGGAACTTGTTGCCGCCACAGTCGGGACAGCCCGATAGCATCTCCTTCGAGCCGTCGGGAAACGTCCGCTCACAGGTGGTACACTGGTGTGGCATTCGTCAGCTTCTCGAGACGAGCGCGCTGATGAGCGTCTCGTCTTTGTGCAGGGTTTCGATCTGGTTGGCCGGGCCGATCACGGTGAGTTTGTTCGAGGTGTCGTCGTTGCCCATGAGCCGCCCGAGCAGCGAGGAGTCTCGCGTGCCGGACTTCGGATACGTCTCGATTTCGATGCCGTTGAACT of the Natronosalvus vescus genome contains:
- a CDS encoding sensory rhodopsin transducer, yielding MTGTHTWAIPEGYVPDGSTGPEPEMESHETICVLNTTDEDAAIEITVYFTDREPVGPYEKTVPAERTRHFRFNEFEEPEPIPRGEPFASVIESDIPVVCQHTRLDSRQAENALLTTIAHPLE
- a CDS encoding class I SAM-dependent methyltransferase, producing the protein MSVREEFDAWAADGRDKGMETRHWHTARHALARMPVEAGETVLDLGCGSGYAGRALRVTKGAGRVYGLDGAPEMAHNAAGYTDDPQIGYVIGDFGALPFDTDSIDHVWTMEAFYYAADPHRTLEEIARVLRPGGTFYCAVNYYEENVHSHDWQEHIAVEMTRWNREEYRETFRDAGLVVAAQDNIPDRETEIPDVDAFPTEDWETRAAMLERYREYGTLLTVGVAP
- a CDS encoding OapC/ArvC family zinc-ribbon domain-containing protein; translation: MPHQCTTCERTFPDGSKEMLSGCPDCGGNKFQFTPSSTPPRDPDETGGNGITTENRTAASSEQDEPSGITTPSEQSPARETGSESTESSFREWPETARRPADRASAPDTDPQRTERDSSTADGDATVESQPAPPSSEDSAQASARSEIVSSDELPRSRSPDEPDDDAPSPDSGRVVSEPTDTAERPSLDQLREELNDQFESIKIVRPGQYELNLMELYDREEYIVSLQEDGRYVIDVPDSWREGNDDS
- a CDS encoding extracellular solute-binding protein, which codes for MANDTRRRFLVTTGVAASGFAGLAGCLGGSDDGNGNPSSIADAEPLGSPVDSSAVSWDDLGDLEGEVTIYSGRTREQIDPVFVELDERYENLDLNLFHDDNDVYVNQILQEGDATPADLMYSQDPGALGELERNDALQALPQDVVDAVPESYRDPDGYWTGVTGRVRSIIYHTERWADLGYDADDLPTNIFEYATDERFQDIISTRPNSGTFRGFIQAMVELEGEEATREWVRGMVTDQNVQLFSGGSNQAAAIDLGGDGDPIVGLGNSYYAARILDEDPDAPIDVAFTENDPGCLFSVAGVGVMNEVDDPELVAEFVRHLLAAEGQEFMMDANGEYPVVEGIDYVGDLPNLEDINPPSFDLSSFDMDLREAQDLLNEEGMTV
- a CDS encoding ABC transporter permease, yielding MRPLTRYLDSAGRRLPESSRFDQSAVVLALLSGLIAFLVVSPMFWLLWQAGTVDPVRAYGLLVSSQTASVTLNSLVLMGIVTACSILLGVPLAVLTTRTDLPYPRFWTVVAALPLVIPSYIGAIAFVAMFGSGGEIDSLLGVTIPRIDGLRGAAFVITLYTYPYVFLTTRAALLSMDSSLVDAARTLNHGRLGAFRRVTLPQIRPGIAAGALLAAMYAVSDFGTPAFMQVSVFTSTIYWEFRGFAVEYAALLALQLIAIVAVILVIEAGIGRDEDASGGTGRGTTIRLGFWKWPAMGSIAALGVLTLVVPVAIFTRWLLVSQGDPIPSLEFQWEFAYNSVYLALLAALAAVSFALPVAYYSGRYNSLLSRVFERATYLGFAVPGVVIGLALVFLGTRTLPSLYRQGVWLLVFAYVVRFLPQAVGTVRSSVLQIDARTVEAASTLNAGRLETFRRVTLPLIAPGVVVGAALVFLTTMKELPMTLMLQPAGMDTLVIIIWGAQNALAYRFAAIPALLLILISGLSMLLLLRQEGYDVS
- a CDS encoding DUF1684 domain-containing protein, which produces MTDPADLTSDTDPEAYRETLEAKRAEKDQFFADHPQSPIPPEERSNFEGLEYFPPDPDYRVDATVSLVDDPEADPVAMETSAGREMRYLRVATLAFDLTRADPDLEDGRYELAAYSQDGGLETLFVPFRDKTTGQQSYRGGRYMELAVDGGLEDGDDLLVDFNLAYSPFCAFSETFDCPLPPEENWLEVAIPAGEKAPE